A genome region from Eurosta solidaginis isolate ZX-2024a chromosome 2, ASM4086904v1, whole genome shotgun sequence includes the following:
- the LOC137239758 gene encoding uncharacterized protein isoform X1 — MVYNLFKSIKQAYTLEKVKYISSGSRIFTLACLGPRYFCVSERVLYQVRNMKRRTFYNLCSQENQEFKRSVAEYANISKFARADADFNAVATDVWDTTSESSFCRQESSECATDAENTFDSFPSELSTAEKLYYIKSWAMRHNITQEALNDLVRTLLIIGVKNLPLSAQTILETPKNSVEVQNILGGEFAYYGIQSYFESRLFPSLKNATQVLIDVGIDGLKPFESSKRVLWPILGSIVGNAIERPFFIACFSGKQKPTNANGFLKDFAEEVSLLRINGLKVGSFPDLKRFDVHLFICDSPARAFISGVQGHSGKHSCPKCCQVGERIGTRLSFSKQICELRTDLSFKNRLDKEHHNLQQQSVLEAANFRMVSQFPLDPMHLVDLGVTKKLLQQLVNKGNIAEMNTRFDYISSYVPSEFGRVCRNLEENKNWKSTEYRQFLLHSGIFVLKGCVDDNLYYHFLLLHASIRILSCGTFCETETNVVQEMLDEFVNLFGGIYGDDLISFNIHCLLHLPACARDNGTLDQFSAYKFENFMQFLKKLIKKPNQILQQLYFRLQERKCLEIKKHQNMVLLLLIQKKRRIHISLVRGQVQ, encoded by the exons ATGGTTTATAATTTATTCAAGTCCATAAA gCAAGCATATACTTTGGAAAAGGTTAAGTATATCAGCAGTGGAAGCAGAATTTTTACGCTCGCGTGTTTGGGTCCGCGCTATTTTTGTGTTTCTGAACGTGTCCTATATCAGGTAAGAAATATGAAGAGAAGAACGTTTTATAACCTTTGCAGTCAGGAAAATCAAGAATTTAAGCGCAGTGTAGCCGAATACgccaatatttcaaaatttgctcgGGCAGATGCTGATTTTAATGCAGTTGCGACAGATGTGTGGGACACCACCTCCGAAAGCTCTTTCTGCCGTCAGGAATCTTCTGAATGTGCAACAGATGCTGAGAATACGTTCGACAGCTTCCCTTCTGAACTTTCGACTGCAGAAAAATTGTATTATATAAAGTCATGGGCCATGCGACATAATATTACCCAAGAAGCATTAAATGATCTCGTTCGGACCTTATTAATTATTGGGGTGAAAAATCTGCCGCTGTCGGCACAGACAATTCTTGAAACACCCAAAAATAGTGTGGAAGTACAGAATATTCTCGGTGGTGAGTTTGCATACTATGGCATTCAGTCCTACTTCGAGTCAAGGTTGTTTCCTAGTCTAAAAAACGCTACACAAGTATTAATAGATGTGGGAATTGATGGTCTCAAACCATTTGAAAGTTCGAAGAGAGTGCTATGGCCGATTCTAGGATCAATTGTCGGTAATGCAATTGAGCGTCCTTTTTTTATTGCGTGTTTTtcaggaaaacaaaaaccaacaaacgcaaacggttttttGAAAGACTTCGCGGAGGAAGTTAGTCTATTAAGGATAAATGGCTTGAAAGTAGGCTCATTCCCCGATTTGAAACGGTTTGATGTTCATCTATTTATATGCGATTCACCCGCACGAGCTTTTATTTCTGGAGTACAAGGACATAgcggaaaacacagttgtcctaagTGTTGCCAGGTGGGAGAACGTATAGGAACAAGATTGTCATTCTCAAAACAGATATGTGAGTTGCGAACCGACTTATCCTTTAAGAACAGACTTGACAAGGAACACCATAACTTACAACAACAAAGTGTGCTTGAGGCAGCAAACTTTCGTATGGTATCCCAATTCCCCCTAGATCCAATGCATCTTGTTGATCTAGGCGTGACAAAAAAACTGCTTCAGCAATTGGTTAACAAGGGAAACATTGCTGAAATGAATACAAGGTTTGACTATATATCTTCCTACGTCCCTTCAGAATTCGGAAGAGTTTGCAGAAatttagaagaaaataaaaactggAAATCAACAGAGTACAGACAGTTTTTACTTCATTCTGGGATATTTGTTTTAAAAGGTTGCGTTGATGATAATTTGTATTATCATTTCCTTCTTTTACATGCCAGCATACGAATCCTTTCTTGTGGAACATTTTGCGAAACCGAAACCAATGTTGTACAAGAAATGTTAGACGAGTTTGTCAACCTCTTTGGTGGAATTTACGGTGACGATTTAATTAGCTTTAACATCCACTGTTTGTTGCATTTGCCTGCGTGTGCCAGAGATAATGGGACTTTGGATCAATTCTCtgcatacaaatttgaaaattttatgcaattcctcaaaaagttgataaaaaagcccaatcaaattttgcagcaactttattttcgCCTTCAGGAGAGAAAATGCCTAGaaataaaaaaacatcaaaatatgGTTCTCTTATTATTGATCCAAAAAAAGAGAAGGATTCATATTTCTTTAGTAAGGGGACAGGTCCaataa
- the LOC137239758 gene encoding uncharacterized protein isoform X2: MKRRTFYNLCSQENQEFKRSVAEYANISKFARADADFNAVATDVWDTTSESSFCRQESSECATDAENTFDSFPSELSTAEKLYYIKSWAMRHNITQEALNDLVRTLLIIGVKNLPLSAQTILETPKNSVEVQNILGGEFAYYGIQSYFESRLFPSLKNATQVLIDVGIDGLKPFESSKRVLWPILGSIVGNAIERPFFIACFSGKQKPTNANGFLKDFAEEVSLLRINGLKVGSFPDLKRFDVHLFICDSPARAFISGVQGHSGKHSCPKCCQVGERIGTRLSFSKQICELRTDLSFKNRLDKEHHNLQQQSVLEAANFRMVSQFPLDPMHLVDLGVTKKLLQQLVNKGNIAEMNTRFDYISSYVPSEFGRVCRNLEENKNWKSTEYRQFLLHSGIFVLKGCVDDNLYYHFLLLHASIRILSCGTFCETETNVVQEMLDEFVNLFGGIYGDDLISFNIHCLLHLPACARDNGTLDQFSAYKFENFMQFLKKLIKKPNQILQQLYFRLQERKCLEIKKHQNMVLLLLIQKKRRIHISLVRGQVQ, translated from the coding sequence ATGAAGAGAAGAACGTTTTATAACCTTTGCAGTCAGGAAAATCAAGAATTTAAGCGCAGTGTAGCCGAATACgccaatatttcaaaatttgctcgGGCAGATGCTGATTTTAATGCAGTTGCGACAGATGTGTGGGACACCACCTCCGAAAGCTCTTTCTGCCGTCAGGAATCTTCTGAATGTGCAACAGATGCTGAGAATACGTTCGACAGCTTCCCTTCTGAACTTTCGACTGCAGAAAAATTGTATTATATAAAGTCATGGGCCATGCGACATAATATTACCCAAGAAGCATTAAATGATCTCGTTCGGACCTTATTAATTATTGGGGTGAAAAATCTGCCGCTGTCGGCACAGACAATTCTTGAAACACCCAAAAATAGTGTGGAAGTACAGAATATTCTCGGTGGTGAGTTTGCATACTATGGCATTCAGTCCTACTTCGAGTCAAGGTTGTTTCCTAGTCTAAAAAACGCTACACAAGTATTAATAGATGTGGGAATTGATGGTCTCAAACCATTTGAAAGTTCGAAGAGAGTGCTATGGCCGATTCTAGGATCAATTGTCGGTAATGCAATTGAGCGTCCTTTTTTTATTGCGTGTTTTtcaggaaaacaaaaaccaacaaacgcaaacggttttttGAAAGACTTCGCGGAGGAAGTTAGTCTATTAAGGATAAATGGCTTGAAAGTAGGCTCATTCCCCGATTTGAAACGGTTTGATGTTCATCTATTTATATGCGATTCACCCGCACGAGCTTTTATTTCTGGAGTACAAGGACATAgcggaaaacacagttgtcctaagTGTTGCCAGGTGGGAGAACGTATAGGAACAAGATTGTCATTCTCAAAACAGATATGTGAGTTGCGAACCGACTTATCCTTTAAGAACAGACTTGACAAGGAACACCATAACTTACAACAACAAAGTGTGCTTGAGGCAGCAAACTTTCGTATGGTATCCCAATTCCCCCTAGATCCAATGCATCTTGTTGATCTAGGCGTGACAAAAAAACTGCTTCAGCAATTGGTTAACAAGGGAAACATTGCTGAAATGAATACAAGGTTTGACTATATATCTTCCTACGTCCCTTCAGAATTCGGAAGAGTTTGCAGAAatttagaagaaaataaaaactggAAATCAACAGAGTACAGACAGTTTTTACTTCATTCTGGGATATTTGTTTTAAAAGGTTGCGTTGATGATAATTTGTATTATCATTTCCTTCTTTTACATGCCAGCATACGAATCCTTTCTTGTGGAACATTTTGCGAAACCGAAACCAATGTTGTACAAGAAATGTTAGACGAGTTTGTCAACCTCTTTGGTGGAATTTACGGTGACGATTTAATTAGCTTTAACATCCACTGTTTGTTGCATTTGCCTGCGTGTGCCAGAGATAATGGGACTTTGGATCAATTCTCtgcatacaaatttgaaaattttatgcaattcctcaaaaagttgataaaaaagcccaatcaaattttgcagcaactttattttcgCCTTCAGGAGAGAAAATGCCTAGaaataaaaaaacatcaaaatatgGTTCTCTTATTATTGATCCAAAAAAAGAGAAGGATTCATATTTCTTTAGTAAGGGGACAGGTCCaataa